Proteins found in one Actinokineospora alba genomic segment:
- a CDS encoding D-alanyl-D-alanine carboxypeptidase family protein: MRFAARQTVPALLVSLCAVILAAFGATPIAAAQPTTTEGQKPAPNSAQCQNHDRPPPPIDTSEQPKPGEPSPAPLPVPDEPVGGTRMGECGLVQPANAAPQVPDIASASWVIADLDNGDVLAAKDPHARERPASLIKVLLAIVVIRELRLEQVVEGTAEDAAQEGTKVGVGPGGKYTVRQLLFALVMRSGNDAAFALARELGGLKVALAKMNTLAKELGALDTRAATPSGLDGPGMSTSAYDLSLLVRAAMKHKEFAEAVSTKSIDFPGYGTKPGYKVNNDNRLLGKYPGFLGGKTGFTDDARHTYLGTAKQGTRRLSVVLLRGEPTPAPLGDQAAKLLDYGFALAKAKTEPVGQLVDKAPEAQRKHDTANGAPSAEGSSSSSEAAALSPDANRSAFGTFGAPLVALAGVAILISFALWIRRKRARAARAA; encoded by the coding sequence GTGCGCTTCGCAGCTCGCCAAACCGTGCCCGCCCTCCTCGTGTCGTTGTGCGCAGTAATCCTCGCGGCTTTCGGTGCCACACCGATCGCCGCCGCGCAGCCGACCACGACAGAGGGGCAGAAGCCCGCGCCGAACAGCGCCCAGTGCCAGAACCACGACCGCCCGCCGCCGCCGATCGACACCTCCGAGCAGCCCAAGCCGGGCGAGCCGAGCCCCGCGCCGCTGCCCGTGCCCGATGAGCCGGTCGGTGGCACCCGGATGGGTGAGTGCGGACTCGTCCAGCCGGCGAACGCCGCACCGCAGGTCCCGGACATCGCGTCGGCGTCGTGGGTGATCGCCGACCTCGACAACGGCGACGTGCTGGCGGCGAAGGACCCGCACGCCCGTGAGCGGCCCGCTTCGCTGATCAAGGTGCTCCTCGCGATCGTGGTGATCCGCGAGCTGCGGCTCGAGCAGGTCGTCGAGGGCACCGCGGAGGACGCCGCGCAGGAGGGCACCAAGGTCGGTGTCGGCCCTGGCGGGAAGTACACCGTCCGGCAGCTGCTGTTCGCCCTGGTCATGCGCTCGGGCAACGACGCCGCGTTCGCGCTGGCGCGGGAGCTGGGCGGGCTGAAGGTGGCGCTGGCGAAGATGAACACGCTGGCCAAGGAACTGGGCGCGCTCGACACCCGCGCGGCCACGCCGTCCGGGCTCGACGGGCCGGGGATGAGCACGTCGGCGTACGACCTGAGCCTGCTGGTGCGGGCGGCCATGAAGCACAAGGAGTTCGCCGAGGCCGTGTCCACGAAGTCGATCGACTTCCCCGGCTACGGCACCAAGCCCGGTTACAAGGTCAACAACGACAACCGCCTGCTCGGCAAGTACCCGGGCTTCCTCGGCGGCAAAACCGGCTTCACCGACGACGCCCGCCACACGTACCTGGGCACCGCGAAGCAGGGCACCCGACGCCTGTCGGTGGTCCTCCTGCGCGGCGAGCCGACCCCGGCGCCGCTGGGCGACCAGGCGGCGAAGCTGCTCGACTACGGGTTCGCGCTGGCGAAGGCGAAGACCGAGCCGGTCGGCCAGCTGGTCGACAAGGCCCCGGAGGCCCAGCGCAAACACGACACGGCCAATGGGGCGCCTTCGGCTGAAGGATCGTCCTCATCGTCTGAGGCAGCGGCTTTGAGCCCGGACGCGAACCGGTCGGCCTTCGGCACCTTCGGCGCGCCCCTGGTGGCCCTCGCGGGCGTGGCCATCCTGATCTCGTTCGCCCTGTGGATCCGCCGCAAGCGCGCCCGCGCCGCCCGCGCCGCCTGA